Within the Vigna angularis cultivar LongXiaoDou No.4 chromosome 10, ASM1680809v1, whole genome shotgun sequence genome, the region CAGTTGAAACCAAGAACGTCAGAGGTTGGCAGTGGAGCAAACTTTTACACCTCGGTTCTCAACTGAAACCGAGTTAGTAGCATGGCAAGTCTTGTCTGGCAGGTGGGTGGCAGGTCTGAAGCAGAGACATATGCATCGGTTCTGCTTAGAACCGAGTTCGAAGGTGACTTTTACGCCTCGGTTCTCATCATAACCGAGTTAGTAGCATGGCAAGTCTTGTTTGGCAGGTGGGTGGCAGGTCTGAAGCAGAGACATATGCATCGGTTCTGCTTAGAATCGAGTTTGAAGGTGCCTTTAGGCATCGATTTCACGGAAATCGAGTTACTAACATCTATCAGAGGTaggtttatgcttcggtttgGTGTAGGACCGAGTTAGTATCATGCTTTAGGCATCGAGTTTGgagcaaccgaggcatatatgtTAGCTTTATTTACGGTTCTGCCACCGTGCTTTTATACGTTTCGGATTTGcttaaaccgaagcgtatatagCATTTTCCAATCccctttttttactagtgccaCCATGAAGGAGGAAACCCAAGAGGAGAGGAAGAACTTCCTAGCACTCCAAGCAACCTCCAAGAGCCTGTCCCAAGCACCCTAGGAGATTCTATTTGTATAAAATGAGGAATATCCCAAAACCCTCATGAAAACATGATTGAATACCCACTTTTGCGTATCAAAGCCAACAAACTCGCCTAGTGGCTTCATTCTCGCCCAATGGCTTCGTTCTCTTCCAACGAGGCCTAAAAATTGATGTTCTTTGACTTGTAACTTGTTGGACGAGCCATTTTTTTGCCCAACAACTCAAATAATATAGGTTTGGACTGTCATTTTTGCCTAACAAGCAGCCAACTTGCCCAGCGAGTCAGCTTGGCGCCCAATGATCATTTTCTGATCATCCAAGAGGTTTCCATGGCAATATAACCCTACATGTGAATTTTTCTTCATGTTTGTGGTCGTGGGTGCGATTCTAAACCCTTGAAGTGGGTATTtgtctaaaaaaattatttcttgttCAATTATGCTTCCTTGAGTTTCAACTTGTTATCCTCACTATAATTGCTTACTATTTCCTTATTTCACACACTAAAAAATGAGATAAAACAAACATATACTAACTAAAAcataagaaaacataaaaacacatTAAACTTGAGACAAAACAAGGTAAATTCATGAAAATATACACCCAAAAATACctataacaattaaaatatatgttactatattttttattttataattacattttttaactataataatttGAAACACAACCAGTGATCCTTTAAATGCCtcattattaacaaaaaaaaaatcttcaaaatatTGGACATTATCAAAGTTAGCTTCAATTAGACAACTTTATGTctcagattttaaaattaacagattaaattattttttaaagaaaaaaacttaagttatatatttttcaaatatacattctaaaacttattttaaaaagttaagtGCAACTTATAATTGCTTTTAATTTTCTGGATTTCTAAATTCAGATAAGTTTCTCTTGGTGTGAGTGATTTGTCTTTGACAAAATAGCCACGTGATTCTTCACTTATACCAAACATTCTGCCCTCAAAAAATTGTATATGTtcaattttttctgttttttattattgtttgaaacttattataaaattgtatttgcAGTATTTTAGGGTAGTAGGCAGGAAtgtaaacaaataatataaaaccaaaataaataaaaaaaattagggtaTGTGGAATTAATGATCAGAATATAGTTTTATGAATTCTAATATTCTAAATGAAGAACAATTGTTTTTGTAATAAGAGTACTTCTACACCCACCTCTAATCTAAAGGTGTAGTTTGTGTCTTCTCCAGTTAGAATAATCAGTTAAAATGGCTTATACAATAAAACTCAAATTGACATATTGGTGTGTTTGGCCACACAGCCATTAATGGCAAAATAAGGATCAagataaacaatatttattgaaatgCATCGAAGGAAACAAACAAAGCTCATATGGAACCGTATATATACAAGTGTAAACTACACCTGATCTTAGCTTATGTTATTCATGTCAATTATACTGCACCAACAACTAGTGACTTTATGCTATAGTTTCTTAACAACTCATGACTTTATGCTACTTTTTTACTTCCTAGTATGCCAGAAAGTTTCTTACTGATACCAAGCTGTGATAATATATGTACCATGTTTAATGTCCATATTCTAACGGACTCTTTCTTTAGCAAAATCAGTACAGTCggatttataagaaaaaaaattatatagtcATGGTAAAATAGACTTGATATTTATTTGTGATAATAAATGAAACATTGACAAAACTTCACGTGGTAGTTGATGAGTATAAGTTATTTCCTTGTCATATTAATGAATTGCAATTGACAAATTGGTTATTATCAGGATGAGTTCACTCTATCTTTTTATGTTAATAGCAGAAGGAACAACTTGTGATTACATCTCAGTCTAGCAGTCTTCAATTCCTCATCAAAATGAAgcctttttttcttctgttacTTGTTCAACTGTTTTGTCTCTTTACATTAAGCTCACTGTGTTTTATCCCAACTGTAACGGCCTTTGCATCAGGAAATGAGACTGATCATTTGGCTCTGCTGGAATTCAAGAAATCTATATCCAGAGATCCATATGGAATCTTACTTTCTTGGAATACTTCTACTCACTTTTGTGACTGGTCTGGAATAACATGCAATCTCAAGCTTCAAAGAGTTACACAGTTAGTTTTGTCAAGGTACAAGTTGGAGGGATCCATATCTCCCCACATAGGAAATCTCTCTTATATGATCAATTTCGATCTAGCAGTCAACAACATCCATGGCAAAATACCACAGGAACTGGGACGGTTGTCACGTCTGCAACAACTATCTCTCAGAAACAATTTATTGGTAGGAGAAATTCCTACAAACTTGACTGGATGTAATGATCTCAGATTCTTGTACTTACAGAGAAATAATCTTACTGGCAAAATACCGATCGAGATTGGCTCACTTCAAAAGCTTGAATGGTGGGTTATTTCTACTAACAAGTTAACAGGAGAAATCCCTTCTTTCATAGGTAATCTTACATCCCTCACAGTTATCGATGTTGATAGTAACAACTTTGAAGGACATATACCACAGGAAATATGCCATTTCAAAAACTTGACATTTGCATCATTTGGTCAAAACAAATTCACTGGAACATTACCTTCTTGTCTTTATAACATGTCAGCTCTTACTATGATCTCAGCTACAGATAATCAATTAAGTGGCTCTCTTCCACCTAACATGTTTCACACCCTCCCAAATCTTCAAGAATTTTACATTGCTGAGAATCAAATATCTGGTCGAATCCCACCTTCCATCACCAATGCATCCGCATTCTTTTTAGCACTTGAGGCCAGTCGAAACAGTCTCACTGGACAAATTCCAAGCATGGGGAAGTTCCAATATCTTGATATCATATCTCTGTCTTGGAACCATCTAGGTGACAATTCAACTACTGATTTCGATTTTCTAGAATCATTGGCTAACAGTAGTGTTTCTGCCGAACTGGAACGGAGAGGACTCCTGCCGCTACAGTCCCGAAACACTCATTCTGTTATGTTCCGCACACCTTCCTTCGCCTCTGTCTGCTTCTCTTCCTGCTGCCGGTATCTGGTGTAATGGGGGGTGGACCTGCAATAAACACTCCGACGCCCAAGTCAGAATAGGTTCTTAGTTTTTATTCAATCCGAATCAGAATAGATCTATACCTTGTCTATTTATCTGATTTTAGGGAATATTCCCTCCTTATGCACAGTCCACTCAGAAGTTAATAAAATGCTGGTGCTTAGTATTGGCTGGCGCACTAGAGGTGGAGGGACCCACCACTTGCAGTTGTTACCTCTTTAGGTAAACGGGGGACCCCTCCACTTTCCTCTTCAATTATTTGCCAATCACTCCTGGGAGCATTTAGATCATTATCAAGGTTGAAGACTTGTCGATCTGACCGCATAAGGTTTTATCTAGACTGACTTGTCGAGACCGAGCGGGAGCTTTGTCGAGGCCGAGTGGAAGCGGGAGCTTTGTCGAGGCCGACCGTGTGAActttgtcgagaccgagcggGAGCTTTGTCGAGGCCGACCGCGTgagctttgtcgagaccgagcggGAGCTTTGTCGAGGCCGAGTGGAAGCGGGAGCTTTGTCGAGGCCGAGTGGAAGCGGGAGCTTTGTCGAGGCCGACCGTGTGAActttgtcgagaccgagcggGAGCTTTGTCGAGGCCGAATGGAAGCTTCGTCGAGACTCATAGTAACAAGTAGTAAGTTGAAACTGTTGTCCATATCCTACAATAATTTTGGAGGTCATTTGCCAAACTCTTTGGGAAATTTATCCCCCCAACTCAGTCAATTATTTCTTGGAGGAAATCATATATCAGGGAAAATCCCTGCAACAATAGGAAACTTAACTAACTTAACTTTTTTGGCTATGGAAAACAACAGCCTCAGTGGGAATATCCCAACAACTTTTGTGAAGTTTCAAAAAATGGAGAAGTTAAATTTAGGTTCAAACAAGCTGTCAGGAGAGTTAGGAGCCCACATAGGCAACCTTACTCAAttgtttaatttgaaattagGAGATAATTTGTTTGAAGGGAACATTCCTCCAAGTATAGGAAACTGTCAGAAGTTAGAGTACTTAAAACATTTCACGTAACAACCTTACAGGAACCATACCCTTGGACCTTTTTAAGCTTTCATCTCTATCCATCTTGTTGGATTTGTCGCTAAACTCATTGAGTGGCAGTATACCTGAAGAAGTAGGTAGCTTAACAAATCTTGGTAGGCTAGATATGTCTGAGAATCACATGTCCGGAGTAATTCCTCCAAGAATGGGAGAATGCATAATGTTGGAATACCTATATTTGCAAGGGAATTCTTTACAAGGAACCATACTGTTACGTGCCTGACCACGTAACTTGCCTCTTACGGTGAACAAACGCACTTAACTGAATAAAACTCTTTATTACTGCAACTCTGGTAATCACACAAAACACAACCAATGACTGGGAGCAGGGTCTCCTTCAATCAcacgagagcataacctctcttacaGTACTCCAATAATCAAATCCTCCCCTAAGCTCTAGGTGCCTCCTTTATTAATACTAATCACTCCTTCCAGAAAAGGTAGGGAATAATAGTAATtgcctatttattataattatctggAAAGAATCATTCTatccttatttactatatttattgtatttattactGTAATACTCTGCTGAACGTCCCTTGAGTCCCGCCTGTTCTTCCGCTTGCCAGTTAGACGTTCGTTGTCGTCTCCCTTTGTTCAAGACGCTCGTCCTtatttaggacgctcgtccttacttaggacgcacgtcctcgcCCCTCGTTGCCTCCACTTGCTCAGGATGCTCGTTCATGCTCTGCTCGTTCATGACGCTCGTCCTTTCTCTTCGTTGCCCCGTTCGCTCCGAACGCACGTCCTCGCTCTGCTCGCtcagggcgttcgtcctcactCCTTGTTGCCCCGCTCGCTCGTCCTCCCCTCgctgaggacgttcgtcctcgcccctcGTTATCTCCTGCTCGGAACGCTCGCCCGCTACCGTACGGTTCCCTTCTTGCTCAAGACGCTCGTCCTCTCCCCTATCCCTCCTATGTCTTCTTCTCTCGTACACTCGCCAGGCCCTAACAATTGTTACGTGCCTGACCACGTAACTTGCCTCTTACGGTGAACAAACGCACTTAACTGAATAAAACTCTTTATTACTGCAACTCTGGTAATCACACAAAACACAACCAATGACTGGGAGCAGGGTCTCCTTCAGTCAcacgagagcataacctctcttacaGTACTCCAATAATCAAATCCTCCCCTAAGCTCTAGGTGCCTCCTTTATTAATACTAATCACTCCTTCCAGAAAAGGTAGGGAATAATAGTAATtgcctatttattataattatctggAAAGAATCATTCTatccttatttactatatttattgtatttattactGTAATACTCTGCTGAACGTCCCTTGAGTCCCGCCTGTTCTTCCGCTTGCCAGTTAGACGTTCGTTGTCGTCTCCCTTTGTTCAAGACGCTCGTCCTTATTTAGGATGCTCGTCCTTACTTAGGATGCACGTCCTCGCCCCTCGTTGCCTCCACTtgctcaggacgctcgtccagctcgTTCATGACGCTCGTCCAGCTCGTTCATGACGCTCGTCCTTTCTCTTCGTTGCCCCGTTCGCTCCGAACGCACGTCCTCGCTCTGCTCGCtcagggcgttcgtcctcactCCTTGTTGCCCCGCTCGCTCGTCCTCCCCTCgctgaggacgttcgtcctcgcccctcGTTATCTCCGGCTCGGAACGCTCGCCCGCTACCGTACGGTTCCCTTCTtgctcaggacgctcgtcctctcCCCTATCCCTCCTATGTCTTCTTCTCTCGTACACTCGCCAGGCCCTAACAATTGTTACGTGCCTGACCACGTAACTTGCCTCTTACGGTGAACAAACGCACTTAACTGAATAAAACTCTTTATTACTGCAACTCTGGTAATCACACAAAACACAACCAATGACTGGGAGCAGGGTCTCCTTCAGTCAcacgagagcataacctctcttacaGTACTCCAATAATCAAATCCTCCCCTAAGCTCTAGGTGCCTCCTTTATTAATACTAATCACTCCTTCCAGAAAAGGTAGGGAATAATAGTAATtgcctatttattataattatctggAAAGAATCATTCTatccttatttactatatttattgtatttattactGTAATACTCTGCTGAACGTCCCTTGAGTCCCGCCTGTTCTTCCGCTTGCCAGTTAGACGTTCGTTGTCGTCTCCCTTTGTTCAAGACGCTCGTCCTtatttaggacgctcgtccttacttaggacgcacgtcctcgcCCCTCGTTGCCTCCACTtgctcaggacgctcgtccagctcgTTCATGACGCTCGTCCTTTCTCTTCGTTGCCCCGTTCGCTCCGAACGCACGTCCTCGCTCTGCTCGCtcagggcgttcgtcctcactCCTTGTTGCCCCGCTCGCTCGTCCTCCCCTCgctgaggacgttcgtcctcgcccctcGTTATCTCCGGCTCGGAACGCTCGCCCGCTACCGTACGGTTCCCTTCTtgctcaggacgctcgtcctctcCCCTATCCCTCCTATGTCTTCTTCTCTCGTACACTCGCCAGGCCCTAACACATACCATCTTCTTTGGCATCACTCAAAGGGCTTGAACGTTTAGACCTGTCACGAAATCAATTGTCTGGATCAATTCCTAATGATCTACAAAAAATTTCTtccttaaaatatttcaatgtaTCCTTCAACACATTAGAGGGTGAAGTACCAACCAAAGGTGTCTTTGGAAATGTAAGAACTATACTGGTTATGGGAAATAATAAACTTTGTGGGGGAACTTCAGAACTGCATCTACCACCATGTCTTGTCAAAGGTAAGAAACATGCAAAACACCATAAGTTCGGGTTGATAGCAGTGATAGTTAGTGTGATTGCTTTTCTTCTCATATTGTCAATTACTCTAACTATTTACTGGACAAGGAAAAGGAGTAATAAAACATCTTTGGATTCACATTCATCAGAAACTGATCATCAGTTGGCTACAGTTTCGTTCCAAAGCCTGCACAAAGGAACTGATGGATTCTCAGCTACAAACTTGATAGGGTCTGGAAATTTTAGCTCTGTTTACAAAGGAACTCTTGAGGAgttagaagaaaaagttgttgcCATAAAGGTCCTAGACCTTCAGAGAAAGGGAGCTCACAAGAGTTTTGTTTCAGAATGCAACGCACTCAGAAATATCAAACATCGAAATCTGATTCAGGTTTTGACATGTTGTTCCAGCATAGATTACAATGGTCAAGAATTCAAAGCTCTAATTTTTCCGTACATGACAAATGGAAGCTTAGAGCAATGGCTACATCCCAAGACACCAAGTGCAGAGCAAATGAGAAAATTGAGCCTTGATCAAAGATTAAATATTGTTTCGGTATGAGGTATAGGGACCAAAATACCAAACTAACAATTCTAGATTCCTGCTTCTGATCAGACTGATGAGTCCATATTTTctacacttcacttagtttattgtgctagaattaatcagggaattgtgcttatttgtccagtattttcccattttactgaattgagcttaatccgatcagaaattcttattttaattaatttgaattatctgagactaattatttacattattgagtgcagggaaaattctgtaaatattttaggacatttggaagaatattCATTTTTACATTGTGTTATTCAATTGAAAGAAGATACACtacattgatttattttgtgtgtttgaAGTGAATAATAAATGAAGCTTGAAGAGGTTTTGGTTTTCTTGGTTCTTTGCTGAAAGAATAATAGCACGGCTCTTGTGGTTTCACGGCCAATTCATTTTGACAAGCCAATACATTGGAATTCATGATGCACACACGAAAGTGCTTGCTCCACGGTGCACACGTCAAACCCAAAAATTGGCAAGCAACcaatatttgtttgaaataaaaatggaGGGGCCACCACTCACGGTTTTGTTCCCCATTCAGTTCTTTATCTTGGCATTTAGTTGATTTCCTTGGGAGCATATCATGGTCCGAGTTCAAAAAACATACAAATCCAATTAATCTGAAAAGAAGCATGAGACAAAAGTATGGGCTCCACCGAAGAATATTATTCCCAAAGATGACACAAGAGGTGAAGGATTGCCTGCACAAGACAGCAAGAATTCTCGGTCATACACACACATGTAAGAGCATTCAACAAAGAAGGTGGAAGTCACGGTCTTGGCTGGGACATGGCAGCAGCTGTCTTCACCAACATCCAACTCTAGTACTCAACACGGTCCAGCACCTTGTAGTAATGTCTAGCAGCTCTTCACATCCAGCTTGGGAGATTTCATGGCTGGAAACAACTCCATCACCGTCCAAATCCAGCAGCTATGGATTGTAACTTGAGACAGCAGCTGCCACCGTCAAGCAAGACTTCCGCATCCAGTAGGAGTTCATCTCCAAGCAGCAACAGTGATGGTcgttgaagagaagaaggaattgTGATCAAGCACTCCTTCGGTCAAGCAACTCCACCCATCCGACAGCAGTAGCAACTTCCATCTAGACAGCAGCTTGGAAGCTTCACGGTTCCAGCAGTAAAAGCTTGTCCAGCACGTCCAGAGGAACACGTTGAAGGCAAGAAGAGAAGCAAACACACTACAACAGCATTCTTCAATGCAGCAGACGCTCACGTCCAGGGGCAGCTCTCGGTCCAGTTTCACCATACCAGCAGGATTACAGGATGCTGCACGGCCTGGATGGTGTCACGGTGCAGCAAAGAGAACGGAGATGATGAGAGCATCCAACAAGTCTTGCATCCATTGGAGACCAACACAGCCACGTCCATACGCCAGGAAGAAGAAACACGGCTGATTCCAGCAGCTTTGGAAGAACTCACGGCCCTTGAGGAGTTGCGTCCAGTAGTGGAAGCAGCTGAAAGGTGTCCAGCAAGGAAGCACTCACGTTAATAGTGGAGGAACCTCTTTGCtttcattcactgcatgatgaCATGCAAGCACCCATCCATGTTGAAGGCATCTCTCGGGTTTTTTATTCCAGCCACCATCAACAAGTTATTTTCTTATGGAAAAGAGGGGCCACTTTCAAACAATGAGCTCACGGTTAAATGGCCTAGGGGCAATAAAA harbors:
- the LOC128193373 gene encoding putative receptor-like protein kinase At3g47110, which produces MASLVWQVGGRSEAETYASVLLRTEFEGDFYASVLIITELVAWQVLFGRWVAGLKQRHMHRFCLESSLKVPLGIDFTEIELLTSIRGNETDHLALLEFKKSISRDPYGILLSWNTSTHFCDWSGITCNLKLQRVTQLVLSRYKLEGSISPHIGNLSYMINFDLAVNNIHGKIPQELGRLSRLQQLSLRNNLLVGEIPTNLTGCNDLRFLYLQRNNLTGKIPIEIGSLQKLEWWVISTNKLTGEIPSFIGNLTSLTVIDVDSNNFEGHIPQEICHFKNLTFASFGQNKFTGTLPSCLYNMSALTMISATDNQLSGSLPPNMFHTLPNLQEFYIAENQISGRIPPSITNASAFFLALEASRNSLTGQIPSMGKFQYLDIISLSWNHLGDNSTTDFDFLESLANSSVSAELERRGLLPLQSRNTHSVMFRTPSFASVCFSSCCRYLV